One Luteitalea sp. DNA segment encodes these proteins:
- a CDS encoding ThuA domain-containing protein has translation MKRLHNAAFVVLLAICVAPVHVAGSADQQPPEQAPTGQPPPDAERGPRRRGPQGPPSLPPFEKTILVLGAATGFQHDSISDGMVTIRNMGKDTGMWQAYLRTDYEWITKGKVGANGKNLDDFDALVFVNTTGRMELSDSQKQDLLSFVHDDGKAFVGVHAALDANYDWPEYAEMIGGWFDAHPWNTFDAPILLEDPTFPAVRHFPKAFTKRDEIYQAKQWSRDEVNVLLRLDETKLDYENNPRIRRTDRDFAVAWSKMYGKGRVFYSTLGHTNESWTDPDVTTMYFEAIKWALGLTEGSTESHPKVGPERTSP, from the coding sequence ATGAAGCGACTTCACAACGCAGCATTCGTCGTGCTCCTTGCAATCTGTGTGGCGCCCGTCCACGTGGCGGGCAGCGCGGATCAGCAACCGCCGGAGCAAGCACCAACCGGACAGCCGCCGCCGGACGCCGAGCGTGGCCCTCGCCGGAGAGGACCGCAAGGCCCTCCGTCGTTGCCCCCGTTCGAGAAGACCATCTTGGTGCTCGGTGCCGCCACGGGCTTCCAGCACGACTCGATCTCGGATGGCATGGTCACCATTCGCAACATGGGTAAAGACACGGGCATGTGGCAGGCGTATCTCCGTACCGACTACGAGTGGATCACCAAGGGCAAGGTCGGCGCCAACGGGAAGAATCTCGACGACTTCGATGCGCTCGTGTTCGTGAACACCACCGGCCGGATGGAGCTCAGCGACAGTCAGAAGCAGGACTTGCTCTCGTTCGTCCACGATGATGGAAAGGCGTTCGTCGGTGTCCATGCCGCGCTGGATGCAAACTACGACTGGCCCGAGTACGCGGAGATGATCGGGGGCTGGTTCGACGCGCATCCGTGGAACACCTTTGACGCACCGATCCTCCTCGAGGACCCCACGTTCCCGGCCGTGAGGCACTTCCCCAAGGCCTTCACCAAGCGCGATGAGATCTACCAGGCGAAGCAGTGGTCGCGCGACGAGGTGAACGTGCTGCTGCGGCTCGACGAGACAAAGCTCGATTACGAGAACAACCCACGGATCCGCCGCACGGACCGCGACTTTGCCGTGGCGTGGTCGAAGATGTACGGCAAGGGCCGTGTGTTCTACTCCACGCTCGGCCACACCAACGAGAGCTGGACCGATCCCGACGTGACCACCATGTACTTCGAGGCTATCAAGTGGGCACTCGGCCTCACCGAGGGCAGCACGGAATCGCATCCCAAGGTGGGCCCGGAAAGGACATCGCCATGA
- a CDS encoding DUF1080 domain-containing protein yields MRSTRIPLIGAILLAAAAVSVGAAQRSASPDRSDAGADIAPDKGPTIPEGFTPIFNGKDLTGWHVSKTNHHGTTPEFRILHGLIVGSQNPGGKGGILLTDKKYKNFEVYMEVKPDWGCDSGLFLRSSEAGEAYQVMLDYLPGGNMGGIYGERLKGVSSGGDLASLSPEERQERMRERNETWQKAWKREAWNSIRARIEGDVPHITVWINDQLVTDFTDTANHAAGGATDGMIAIQMHYSDEETPRWVDGGFWRWRAIAVKEL; encoded by the coding sequence ATGAGGAGTACCAGAATCCCACTCATCGGTGCGATCCTGCTCGCGGCCGCCGCGGTGTCTGTAGGCGCCGCCCAACGTTCGGCATCGCCTGATCGCAGCGATGCTGGAGCCGACATCGCGCCTGACAAAGGCCCCACGATCCCTGAAGGGTTCACGCCCATCTTCAACGGGAAGGACCTCACAGGGTGGCACGTCAGCAAGACGAATCATCATGGGACGACGCCGGAGTTTCGCATCCTGCATGGCCTGATCGTCGGCAGCCAGAATCCGGGCGGAAAGGGCGGCATCCTGCTGACCGACAAGAAGTACAAGAACTTCGAAGTGTATATGGAGGTCAAGCCAGACTGGGGCTGTGACAGTGGCTTGTTCCTGCGCTCGAGCGAGGCGGGCGAGGCGTATCAGGTGATGCTGGACTATCTGCCCGGTGGAAACATGGGCGGCATCTACGGCGAGCGCCTGAAAGGCGTCAGTAGCGGCGGTGACCTGGCGAGCCTGAGCCCTGAGGAACGGCAGGAACGAATGCGCGAGCGCAACGAGACGTGGCAGAAGGCGTGGAAGCGGGAAGCCTGGAATTCCATTCGCGCCCGGATCGAAGGCGACGTCCCTCACATCACCGTCTGGATCAACGACCAGTTGGTGACCGACTTCACCGACACGGCCAATCATGCTGCGGGTGGTGCGACCGACGGCATGATCGCCATTCAAATGCACTACAGCGATGAAGAGACGCCACGCTGGGTCGATGGCGGCTTCTGGCGCTGGCGTGCCATCGCGGTCAAAGAGCTGTGA